The genomic DNA AATACTCATGTGAGTCAAGATAATTAGAAAATGCATTACCGTTTAGGATTTTCTGTCCATAACATCCATAATCAAATTGAAACGCCTTGTTTTATCATTTGAGGCTCAGCTGCAGCTAATCTGAAACTAGCATTCAATTAGGACAGGTAaacctctttttctcttcaattTCAAACTTGATTTGATCTTTATGCCTTTTGAATTCTAAATTTCAGCCTTCACGTTATCTTGTTGACTTTATATGCTTTTCATACTTTGGTCAAGTGTATCAGCCTGAACCTTAATAAAATACTAAAACAGTAACTTGTACATCATGCAAATAACTTTTAACCTTTTAACTGTGACCCATTCCAGCAAGAAGAGATAAGTGAGCCTACACTTTTATTGGATGATGAGGACGGGGCATTTGTGTGCTCATTACATACAAAATCAGTAGACACATTGCAACCCTTTGTATTGGTTTAAAACTACCATTATCTTTAGTTCTGGCTGAGAGTTAAAAACCATCACAATTGAGTTGAGGAAAAGGAGAAGTCATGAAAGACTGATTATCATCGCCCCTGGAGATCAGACAGCACATCACCAGGTTAGTTAAAAATCAaacattaaagttaaaaaataaataatccacTGGCATGGTTAAATCATTAAAGGAAGACATCGCACATATAGGGGAAAAATGGTTTAAAATCTGTCAGTGTGGGACATTCATACTTTGTAACGTTGCATCTGCGGTCCCAATTTGGCAAAAGGAAGAACATTTTTACTAGTTTGCTACAATATCAGCACACATACTGCACAGTGAGggagccattttaaaaacattcttAGTTATCAAGTACTAAAACCCATGGAAGAAGGGGACTTAGTCCAAGGTGTCGTTAAGTTCAGGTATAGCAGCTGAGGTGAGAGGAAGTTGGCTACATTAGCTAAAAGCTACATTTTGTTGGAGTACGTTCAGTTCATTAATAATCAATCATCAGGACTTGTATAAGTTCTAACGATGTGAATTTCCTCTTCTGTGCAAATCTGAGGGAAGATGCCGAGGAGACCGTACTGTTCAGCTGTCAGAATGTCGTACCCTTTAGTTGTTTTAggaagaaacaaagtgtcttgCTGCATGTTCCTCTAATGTAAATCCAGCCTCGATTGAGCGGAGCTTAAAACAGCCCTGTGTCTCGCTTCCCTGCTCAGTTCAGATAGCTAGTGTTGTACTGGAAGGAAGCCATCTGGACCCGATTGCGCAGCCTCTGGACCTCCAGATCCTGGAAATGGTCGTCCCTCATCGTTCTGGATTATGATCTTCTGCAGTTCACCAATCTCACGCTCCATCCTGGAACGCAGCTCTCTCTTCATCTTCAGCAGAGCCTGCAAAACAATGGGAATAGTGAAGGTTCTTCACTAAAATTGTTACAATTTTAGGAGTTTTTGTGACAGCGGTAATAAGTAGTTTaagagttgtttgttttttttaccttttcttGAGCTTTTTTCCGAACCTGGATCTCCTGCCGCTCTTGGGAAAGTTTTTCAGCTAGTAGTAAAAACTGAAAGAGAGTAGGCACATTATAgctccatttttaaaacaatacaaaaaatgtgtgCGACTTCCTGGTTCTTATATaggcccgtgtgtgtgtgtgtgtgtgtgtgtgtcctacttGGTCCTTGTAGTAGTTCTCCATGGACTTGATCTGGTCCTGGTGTCGTCTCTGATGTTCCAGCCGCTGCTCCCTGGCGTAGGCTTTCTGCTCTCTCAACCGGACCTTCTGTAGCTCCAATCCCTCCTCAAACAGCTGGCGAAacatctatacacacacacacatatatacaaccACAAATCAGGCTTGCCACGTTAGTCGTGTTCAGTGTTACACGGTAGTTGGGCAGACACCAAATACTTGGCCACTGCATAAtacattaattttttttaaaaaagatgaaaagataAATATTGAATTCAGGTAATCATTAGTTGCTTTCTTAGTCCTCGAACTGGAATGCCAAGTTATGAATGGCCTTCACCACCCACCCTCTCCTCCTTGGTGCGCGCCCTCATCAGGCGGGCACGGTGCTGGACGTGGTAGTCGCTGTGGTACTTCTTGGCGCGTGCTATCTGCTGCCTCTGTTCCCTCAGTCTGTTCTGGGTCGACTTCTGCTGCTGGATACGCTCTTTGAAGTCCCTCTGGGAGATAAACATGTTTAAGCTTGTAACTGGCCAGCTTGGTGTGCCGAATGCTGTGTCCAGAACAGGCAGGTAAAGTCCGTCTGCATGTGGGTGCATGCCAGTGTGTGCCTAGTGTTGTGTACTTGTTTAAGTAATGTGATTACACTCTCAACATCCATTGTAAGGTCACTTCTGACGGGACCTTTTGAATGTGCGTTTATGTGTTGATGCTCACCAGGCGCCTGTTGTGGTCCTGCTTTTTTGCGGATTATCTCCACCAGTAGGTCATGTTTCCTCTGTGCTTCCTCCACCTGGCAGACAAGCAGGCGTTTACATAttcatcaatccatccatccacaaaATCACACATTCCAGATTTTTTATGTCAGACGCACACATGAGCAGAGCTGGTCGCCGCGGTCCTACCTGGCTGGAGAGTTTGCTGCGGCGCTGGCTGTGAGGGGATGACAGGGCATGCAGTCTGTCCACCTGCTGCATCTGCTGCTCCCACATCTGACCCAGGGCATGGGGGGAGATGTGAAGGTGGGGCAATTCCTCCAGGAGCACAGGGAGGAGCTCATTCTCCTTCACCTTCactggagagggagagggggggctTTTAAAACGCTATATAAAATCGGatgtattatcattattattagaaAGTGCTGTTGCCAGATCAGACTGAAATCAAgttggaagagagagagggtcaAACGGGAGTGTTTTGCAAGGAGCAGTGAGAAAGTAGCTAAAGACATACTGATGGATCCAAGGATTCTAATAGAAGGAGCACAGGATTTGCTTTTAGTATACCAGTCTTAAAAGTCTCTGTTAAAAGATCAATTACAGTGGATAGAAGAGTTACTAATGAAAAAGGTTATTCTTTGTACAGATTTGTGGTCATCAATGTCATTGCACTCATTTACATCTCACAGtctagttttatacagtctatgctctcAGTAGGCAGGATATTGTTAATGAGATAAATGAAACTGTACAGATTTTTAAAAGATATTTAAATGTTGAtaacatgtatgtgtatacCAGCTCCCAGAGGGAATAAGGGCAATAAAAGTGTGGATGCATTAGCAAAACAGGCTCTGAAACATGAGATCATGAACATTTCACTCAGTAAATCTGAAGCAAAAGGAATAACCAAGAGAAACCTCAGCGTAGTTGGGATTCAGGAAACACAGGACGACGTGTTTATGCTGTACAGCGAGATGGACAGCTAAAAAGAGCACCGAGGAGGAGAACATCCTAACAAGGCTGAGGGTAGGACATACTAGACTTAATAAAACACTGCACTTAAAAAGCAAACATCCCTCAGGATTACGTGAGCACTGCCAAAGAGGACTCAGTGGAGCATGTAATCATTCACTGACAAAGTACTCTGAGAACAAGAAACATTAAAGAAGGAAATCAGGACGCTTGGAGTGGAAGAACTTAGTCTAAACAATGTATTTGGCATTGGGTTAGAGAGAAAATTCCATTATTTGAAAGAAATTAGAGTCCAGTGTAATATAGTAAAATGTACTATATTACACTGGACTCTAAGTTATTTACTAAGTAAATAACTCTGGACCACACTCCAACATAGTAGGGGGCGGTAATGCACCTTAACGCAAGTTGCCAtcagctatttaaaaaaaaagagaagaagaattcacttttttaaagacTCCAAGGATGGTGCGTGCTTGTGTTTTTACGGGCTGTTCAAATAAAGAAGTGTCCTGGTCACCATTTAGATGTCACCGTGTTCCGTTCAGTGATGTTGGCcagcttctcttaatacatccatgtgaATGAATCAGAAGGTGTGTGAGGAAGTACGTGTGCATagtggagagaagagaagaaaatggTCCGCGTTTGTGCTTTTCCCGGCTGCGATAAGAAGATGAAACACTACAATCCGGAAAGTTTTCACAGACTTCCTCTGCAGAACAGTGATACGTTGAAGCAGTGGCTGGTCGTATTACACGTTGATGTCGAAACACCGGTAAAAACGCTGCGAGAGAAGGACTACCGCGTCTGCAGTAACCATTTCGACAAGGACGACTTCATGATACCCTTAAGAGCCTCCAACCCTCCCAGAAAAAATCACCTCAAGAAAAGTGCTGTACCGAGAGCCGAGAGACCTGTTGCGGAAAATCTGGATGAGGTAATGTGTGAATTTGTTAGGTCATAGATCTACTAGACCGGAATTGTAAAATAGCCGTTCGTTTGTAGAAACGAGGCGTGGGAGGTGCAACACTAAACTTTATTTGCTTGCTGTTGCTAAAGTCGAGCCTTTTGCAGTGAAGCTGTAGGTATACCTTCATTGAAACTGTAAATTTAGTTGATTGCATTTCCACATATTTTAACAGTAACAACAGAAGTACTgactagctaatgttagctgctagGTTAGATAAACTGGAGTAATGAGGATGCACCacctgtgtggatgtgtgtcgCCACCTTTTATGTGGATGTCCAATCAGTGTTGTCAGGTAGATGTAGCTAGTCAGTTGAAGCAATACATTATTCACTGCGTGCTATGACGGCCGAGTTTTGCTTCACTGACGCTAACCTATTCACCCAAAGCAAAATTgcgtttcctaggatggcgaagggatgaccctcccaaccctgtctctgattggctagtactcgttgctttcgttggttaggtttaggcatgatgATTGAGATtagtaaggtgtgtgtgtgtgtgtgtgtgtgtgtgtgtgtgtgtgtgtgtgtgtgtgtgtccgtccttCCAAAACCCGGTAGCTCGTGCCGTGGAGGGGTGCGTTTCAAACGGCTGTCTACAAGACAGCCGTTTGAAATAACGTTTTAAGTTGTATCGACAACAAACATGCCTCAAGGTTGTATGGTGCCTGGATGCAGCCTCaaaaagaagagagggaagCGAGTAGACGTGAGCCACCACCGATTACCAACAGATGTTGAACGGTGTACACAATGGCTCCGAATGATAAAACACCCCAAATATGACGAGAACACACCGACAAAAGTACTGGGAAGTCTTCGGGTATGCTCTTGGCATTTTGCAGAAGAGGACTACATTAGGGACATGAAGTCAGAGATGTTGGGATGTACCATCAAGAAAGTGCTGAAGACTTCTGCTGTGCCCACTGTCGATATCGGCCGTGGCCAGGGAGAGCCCCGGGAGAAGCAAGACCAAATGGAGGCAAGCAGATTTTAGCTAACGTTGGTTACAATGAATGCATAGCTAAAAGTCCCTATTGTGTCTGCTCGTACTGAGATGGTTTACAGGTACAACTGCTAATCATTATTTTTACACTGCCATCGTAGACTGAAGAACAAACTGCCAGtactgccactgtgtgtgtaacgttattGCTCCAATCGACTACACTAACTTTCAACACTAATTGGACATCCACATACAAGGTGGCTAATTTTGCCTTTTAAGATAAAAATGTGGGTATGCAGTAGATAGCACGGTTAGTGGGGGGATATTTTAGTGCCCTGCCATACTACTTTCTGTTTGTAGTAGTTAAAGACTACAATGTTGACTGCAACCAGATGTGTGGTATTTTACAGCTGCATGGCACCTGGGCAGTAATGGACCGGTCACCTGGCCAGGTCAGAAGCACAGGTGAGTCTTCTTGCTGTGTACTACTCAAACTATTTTTGTCCAATACGTTTCTTATGTTCCTCAGCCTGGTGAAGACAGTTTGTCCAGCTGCTGATGTCCTAAAAGTTGTCCAATAGAGTCCACTCTATTataaattcagattttttttgttggttttaaaAAAGGTTTGAAAAGGACTAACTACTTTCAACTTAAAAgattgttttgacttttttttttttaaattcacaggCATTCAAGCAAATGTCCCAGAGACATGCACTGCAACCATGGAGAAGTGAGTCAACAAATAACTTTGATCAGGTTTCCCTAATGTGTTAAGTAAACCATGTAGCTTAACATAAAGGCACACAGTCTGTGATACAGTATAATACTTCAGAGCTTACTTATACCCCATTTAGTTGCAGTGATGCAGGTTAAACAGCACTGTTGCACCTGCAACAATGTATCCATAGTGGCAACTTGTGTATGTTTCCAGCTCTAGCCATGCTCTATACAACAATTGAGTCATTATCATttctcagctctcttttctGCCCCCAAAACAGACCAACTCTGCAGCACATTGTGGATGAAGAGGCTATTCTGCAGCTGATGAAGAACTGCCCGATGTGCGACAGAAACTGCCGCTGTATAAAACGCACTCGCAGTCCTTACTTCATAGTCTACCAGAGCTGTTACTACTGCAATTATCAACGCAAGTGGGCCAACCAGCCTGAAGCTAGAAATATGGACATTCGTAACAAGAAACTAAAGCCAACGAACAAGGTGTCTGTAAATGCCAAGGTTCAGTCATCACAGCTTAATAATACAAGCATTTCTGAATCCTCAGTCTGAGTCACAAGACCCATTAGATATCTGAAGAGCCCAATGTAAACTCTTGTCTTTTGAGTCTGAGATTGGGCATGAGCCCAGTTTAAGATGTGCCTTAAGGTGCATCATTCTGCAGTTGGAAATGCTTGCTGATGACAAACAATTCTGTGAAGTGTTCTGTTGAGTTGAAGCTTCAGTCCAAAGTAATAACATTGAACTTGCTAACAAGGAACACAATTAGAGTAAAGCAGTAAAAGAGGTGATGAGCATAGTTTTGTTTGCTAGTATGTGGTGAGAAGAAATACACTGAAATATCGTAAGGTGTCATTGTGTTGTGGAAAAAAGCATTTTGAATACTAATAATTATAATACCTAGAAAAATAACAAAGATCCACGTGGTAAATATACAACTCTTAACCTACTTGATGGAGCTTTCCTGGGGGCCACCTGCCTTCTCCGTCCTGGTGTGGTTTGTGTGTTACGATGTGACCTGATGGGGTCACCGGATGGTGACGATGGGGCCTTTGTTCTAGCTAGGGACAGTCTGGGGACTTCGGAAACATCCCTTAGTATGGCCTCTCTGTACTGTtgctcctacacacacacacacacacacacacacacacacacacacacacacagacagacacagagcagtcAAAGGCACTTAGTAATTCacaatattttccatttttgcCCCCATCTTCCTCCATGATTAAGGCTTATTTGTTAAGACAAAGTTCTACTTTAATAACAAACAGGGATGTGATGTAGAAAAAGGGTTGAGAGGGGTCCTTATCGTATTGGTACTGCTGACTTACGGCTTTCTGAGCTTTAAGGCGGGCCTTGTCTAGATCCGCTCGCTCTTTGTCTTCATATCTTTTCAACTCCTCCTCATAGGCCTTTTTCTCCAAAtactgaaagagagagactcatttattattttataggTATATAACATGATGATGAATAGAACCAGAGCAGCAGCAAATTAATTTAATCTGAACATATATTTTTAACAGATTGTAATTTGAGTGATGAAAGAAGAGAAATAATTGAAAAGCAAGCAAATACACAATGTCTTGATCTATTTTTCcttgtttaaaatgtacaaCCCATGTTAAATCCAGGTGAAATAAAACTgagaaacaaattaaagttaatTAGCTAGCAAACATGACATTGGCTCAATCTAAGAAACGCTTAGGATAGAAAATCTGACATACAGAAATCAATGACTTCAGCTTTAAATCAAAGATGTTTTTGAActgcatttacatttacagGCAGTTTCAGACCGACACATAACCACTCAACTAAGTCTTAATTGTCCCTAAATTACTGCTAACAATCCTTTAAGTCCGGCttcaatttaacatttacaTATATTGAGCAGTCTGCAAATTACAGCCAGTTTGGACACTGTCAGTATATTTTATACGGTACATTTAAAAGGGAAAGCACTAAAGAAAACAATAACTATGGTAATACCTTGCCATGTTTTCTGTGAGACGGTCTGTGGTGTAGCTCTCCTCGCCATGAATGATCAGAAGCTGCCAGGTTGGATTGTCTCCCATCATCCAGACTCATTGCTTCGGCCATGGCATCTTCTAACTGTCCCTGAACGGATCGAGGGGCCCTTGGAGGGGAGGGGGATAAGGAGCGTGTCTGGTGGGTGGATTCAGCGTCAGGTGTTCCTGAAACTAATAAATgttacaatttattttatagTATCAGCGGCTCTTTAAAGATAATGAATGTCTTAACTGTGGGTTTACTTAGCCATAATTTGTATTTACCCGTGTGTTGTCTGGGAGTCCTGCGACACTCCATGATGCTGTCACTGTGGTGGGACTGCTTGTCCTCTTCTCTGACTTCACTGGACTCCCCACTTTCACCTAGAACTCGTTTGAGCATCTACGGAAATTCAACATCACTCATTGTTGTAAGCATAAACGGTATAATagacaaatacaaaaatgtcatGTGCACACATTAAATCTTCTAATggttgtaaaatattttttttattaattattaaaaggagTATGTAGCCAGGACTTCctgggtttatttatttatccagtTGAAATAAAGTTTAAACTTCACTGAGTTGGCCTTAACTACATGGACTTAACGACATTTAGAAAACAGAGTAGGTAAGCATACTCTAACCCACCCCCAACAAAACAGACCCACGCATGCAAAAAGGTTTAAAATCACTTTTGCTTGGATACAAAACATTCATGAATATGTTGGGACCTTatacaaaacacatacacacacctgatCCAGTTCCTCAAGCCGATGGCAGAGGTTCTCAGATATGTGATGCAGCTCCTCTTCTGTTTGCTTGTTCCTCTGTCTGCGATACGACAGAGGCTCGCCCAACCCTTCCTCCTCCAACCTGCTACTGTTCAGACGATCACAAAGACACCataaagacacagagacagtcaGAAAATAAGTAATACCACATTGTCCCTGCAAACATGATCATTTCATCAAGGGCATTCTATTCCTTATTCTGCAGCTTTTCTACTGTCTTACCTAAGGCCTGTCCTATCTCTGTGATATGGCCTTCTGTTCAGTTGTCTTAGTTTATAACTCAGATCTTCCTCATCTTGCTCTTCCTCCTCAGTGTCTGGTGGAGAAGGGGTTGTGACCGCCATCTCATCCTGCAGGGTGAGGAAGAGCACATCTGGCTTGGTGCGGAACAAAACCCTCCTGGGACCCCCATTAGTCGGCtgacagacaaaaagagaacAACGTTAAATTTGGTTCACATAAAGtaaaacagataaataaaataaaataaaaacaagaaagagGCGAAGCAATAAGAGCATGGTATTTATGTATTAAAATTAATCCATTCACCCGTAATAACATGGATACATACATGGCTTTGGCACAGGATAGGCTTGAATAGTAAAACACATGAATAAACTAGGATCTGACGGATACATTAGCAGGGTCGATAGAACAATATGATAATCAATTTAATCAaacatatttcacatttcattttacaTTAAATTATGACTAATGCACAGAAAATCTATTTAATAAGTTGATTTAGAAAGGCTGTAAATGAgccaatgaaaaaagaaaatgtgattatATTTTGGAAGATCATATCAAATGGGTTTTTTtctgaattttatttttatttagaaattccATCAGAATGGACTGGACAGATTAGACCAGcgtatactgtatgtcactaTATGTCAATTTATCATCTTATTTTCACCCTTTTTAACAGAGCAACCAGTGTTACACACATCGGTCCAAACCTGACCTTCAGCTGGGTTGTTTACAAGGGTTGCTGGAGATGACccaaaactaaaacaataagGATCCAAACGTGTTTGCATGGGTTCGATGTTGCTGTAAAATTGGTACAAGTGAAGGCCTGTTGCTCTCTTACCTCTAGTGTCTCCCCCTCCACTTCTGTCCTGGCTCTTTGCTGACTGGACAAAGACTTCTCACTCGCGGCTGGAAATTGAGCAAAACACGACATTGAGAACTAGTTACTCTTTACTCTGATGGGGGATTTTCACTTGTTGGCCGTCACAAGAGTAAAAGCAGATACAAAGTACGATTTGGTGGCTGCCCTGGAGATGCACTGTCAACTCCCAACATTCAGTCAAAACCATCAATCCAATCAAGTGCTAGCAGGCTCTTTTTATCCCATGATCTGTGATACAGATTTCAAGAAATCAAACTGTTAAACCACTTGACATTTTGATCTGAAGAATGAAGGTACATTTGTTTTACTCACCAGGAGACTGGAAAAGAGGAGACTGTAGTCCATTGGTAACAACTGTCTCAGCTTCCGGTTTAGAGATCTGTGTGAGAAGGATGGTGAGAAAGTTAGAGGGGGAAAAGAGCAAGAAAGAAATGACTGTGAAGACAAGCAGAGACCATTAACATTTAACTACAGAGGGACACAGTTTAGTACTGAATATAACCTGCAGCTCATACATGTCCATTTTCTAAAATCGTCAATGAGAGAAACGTTAATCACCAGACAAGACATTTAGAACATATTGACACTGTTGATGGTGATGAATAAAGTCAGTCACTCCAAAGGAAGAAGGCGCAAATCTTCTGAGCTGCGTGGCTGTAGTTGTTTACTCTGTTATAGTAGGGCCATAGgttaagctgtgtgtgtgtgtgtgtgtgtgtgtgtgtgtgtgtgtgtgtgtaaatttcTGTCTGTAAATCGGTCTCTGTTAGAAAAGGACAGTTTTCCctatgacactttttttttttcaacatatctTGAATAAGGTACCGCTTTCCCTTGGGTTGTAGACTTTTCTTTGATTCTATCAATAGGCTTTTAATGATCAGTAAACTGTTAAAAAACAGAACTTAGCCAAGACTAAACTCCTCAGCACCACCAGTACTCAAAAAGCCAGATTCAGTGCAGAAGCTCTGCCATTTCTTAAATCATCACACTGTTCGTCAAAAGCTGTGGCTAGCTAGACTATAATTGCAATAATACATAGTTAGGATGTCAACTAACAGGACAGTGAATATCACTTCACTCTGATAATCCAGTTTGGATTTACACAAAAGCATCAGCAAGACTCatttcaataaaacaacaaatgttcagcaaactttgtagtttagTGTGCTGTGTCAAGTGGCATTAAGTTGACTAAAGTTCACCTGCCTAAATTACTAACAAAGACTTGCTAAACTGTTGGCATACTTGGTTCAAATCAGGGTTTGGTTTAGGTACAtaaaacaatcttaaaaaaaagcttaGGCTGAGGCCGAGTCACACACAGTGAGGGTGTGGTTGGGCATGGTTGTAGGCCAGTACACTTGTTGAGCCATAAAATAAACCCATTTATAGAAAATGTGTCTCTTCCAAGCTAATGGACAGCAGGCATTCAAAAGACTTTCACTTGAGATTGTCCTTCAGAGGTTTGGCAACTGATTGTTAGTACAGTATTCAGTCAGTAAGGAAGTCTAAATAGTAAAATACATGTAGCCATTTTGAATGAGTCAGCATACACTTATCCTTCCCATATTGTCCTGgactcaaaaaagaaaaaaaagaaaataggaaGTCTGAgtatgtgaaagtgtgtgtgtgacagaaagaCAGTCTTGCATTGCAGTAATATCTCATTGACTCTAGAACTTTGGGAAAGATAAAGTTTGCATGTCCTTATGTTGCATGCAAATAAGAGGTAAATTGACTGTAAAACAATTGATCCTAATCATATTGAATTATATGGCTACCTCTGTAGTTACAGGAGCGGCTTCCTCCCCTGCATGCCCTTGGCTGAAGCCGGCAACTGTCGAGTGTGGGTCTGTGTCGGGTCTGTGGAGGGTGTTGCTCTGACTGGGTGGCTGCAAAGCGATGGCTGAAGGCAGCGGTTCAGTCAGTGGAGCATTCTGCGCGTCCAAAGGATCAGAGGTGGTGACTGCATCTGAGGTTTTGGGAGAGACAGCCAGTCCTTGCAGATTGATCATGAGATTTATTGAAAGTTATCTCAGTTACAAGTTAAAATCCTTAATGATGGAGTGCCTTGGTAGCCGAATGGTTACAGAACATTCCACATAACTGCAACGTTACCGGTTTGGTTCTGAATTCATTAAACCAATTGGTTCACACTGTGGAATTGAAGTCAATGAGTACTTGGCaccaaatacatcaaaatagtttgttttACATGTTAAAATGCCTTGTCTACGA from Sander vitreus isolate 19-12246 chromosome 2, sanVit1, whole genome shotgun sequence includes the following:
- the LOC144536400 gene encoding uncharacterized protein LOC144536400 isoform X1 → MPQGCMVPGCSLKKKRGKRVDVSHHRLPTDVERCTQWLRMIKHPKYDENTPTKVLGSLRVCSWHFAEEDYIRDMKSEMLGCTIKKVLKTSAVPTVDIGRGQGEPREKQDQMELHGTWAVMDRSPGQVRSTGIQANVPETCTATMEKPTLQHIVDEEAILQLMKNCPMCDRNCRCIKRTRSPYFIVYQSCYYCNYQRKWANQPEARNMDIRNKKLKPTNKVSVNAKVQSSQLNNTSISESSV
- the LOC144536400 gene encoding peroxynitrite isomerase THAP4-like isoform X2, coding for MVRVCAFPGCDKKMKHYNPESFHRLPLQNSDTLKQWLVVLHVDVETPVKTLREKDYRVCSNHFDKDDFMIPLRASNPPRKNHLKKSAVPRAERPVAENLDELHGTWAVMDRSPGQVRSTGIQANVPETCTATMEKPTLQHIVDEEAILQLMKNCPMCDRNCRCIKRTRSPYFIVYQSCYYCNYQRKWANQPEARNMDIRNKKLKPTNKVSVNAKVQSSQLNNTSISESSV